A genomic segment from Spinacia oleracea cultivar Varoflay chromosome 3, BTI_SOV_V1, whole genome shotgun sequence encodes:
- the LOC110803101 gene encoding probable receptor-like protein kinase At1g11050: MKWVLVILILIVCSIFVTTNAMECPVDLEYIVKLPWNTSLCHGNSSGNDPRTSCCQTLLSLMGIALAHNLKQTSLFGFRDNQTSLSCLSEFQSKLDSMSSLSPNLTSTCFDPAQFVITPDVCAGIVSTRNWTDELGSNNSLDQACQSDLSDLTACDTCYTAGTRIQNQLISIDGNTSHARSCFYFTILYVAGIINKFGPENVGTTSCVFQLQLIPTTGSHNESHLKLHLGLIGGAAAVFIVVCFLGLYFWYYKRQQNKRNRMEFDASQGSRPRMRPNTGAIWFKIEDLERATNNFSQKNFIGRGGFGMVYKGTLPDGTVVAVKRITEPNFERDSDFQNEVEIISNLRHRNLVPLKGCCMVDDDYGGKQRYLIYEYMVNGNLDDHLFWGSANQSGALRKTLTWPQRKCIILDVAKGLAYLHHGIKPAIYHRDIKATNILLDSEMRARVADFGLAKEIKEGQSHLTTRVAGTHGYLAPEYALYGQLTEKSDVYSFGVVVLEIMCGRRALDLSALGSSTTVLITDWAWCLVKEGRSEEVLDSLLLREGDNLELNPRGIMERFVRVGILCAHVMVALRPTISDALKMLEGDIEVPQIPDRPMPFGHPSFHRDYSISPVLSGLHLNSGEMLR; this comes from the coding sequence ATGAAGTGGGTATTGgtgattttgattttaattgtttGTTCAATCTTTGTTACAACTAATGCAATGGAGTGTCCTGTGGATCTAGAATATATTGTAAAGCTGCCATGGAATACTTCACTATGCCATGGAAATAGTTCAGGAAATGATCCAAGAACAAGTTGTTGTCAGACACTTTTGAGTTTAATGGGTATAGCCCTTGCTCATAATCTCAAACAGACTTCCCTCTTTGGATTTCGAGATAATCAGACTTCGTTATCGTGCCTCTCAGAGTTCCAATCCAAACTTGATTCTATGTCGTCTCTTTCCCCAAATTTGACCTCTACATGTTTTGATCCTGCACAATTTGTGATCACTCCTGATGTTTGTGCTGGCATTGTTTCCACCCGAAATTGGACTGATGAACTTGGAAGTAATAATTCTTTAGATCAAGCCTGTCAATCTGACCTCTCCGATCTCACAGCCTGTGACACCTGCTATACTGCTGGTACAAGAATCCAGAATCAGTTAATTTCAATTGACGGGAACACTTCACATGCTCGAAGTTGCTTTTACTTCACCATTCTATATGTTGCTGGTATAATCAATAAATTTGGCCCAGAAAATGTTGGAACAACTTCATGTGTCTTTCAACTTCAATTAATTCCAACTACTGGGTCTCACAATGAAAGCCATTTGAAGCTGCACCTGGGATTAATAGGTGGCGCTGCAGCGGTGTTTATAGTAGTTTGCTTCTTAGGTTTGTACTTTTGGTATTACAAGAGACAACAAAACAAGAGAAATAGAATGGAATTTGATGCAAGTCAAGGGAGTAGGCCTAGAATGCGGCCTAACACTGGTGCAATATGGTTTAAAATTGAAGACCTTGAGAGGGCAACTAACAACTTCTCACAGAAGAATTTTATTGGTCGTGGTGGTTTTGGAATGGTTTACAAGGGAACATTACCAGACGGTACAGTAGTTGCGGTCAAGAGGATTACTGAACCCAACTTTGAAAGGGATTCTGATTTTCAAAATGAGGTTGAGATAATTAGCAACCTAAGGCATCGGAATTTAGTACCACTTAAGGGATGTTGCATGGTTGATGATGATTATGGAGGGAAACAGAGATACCTTATTTATGAATACATGGTGAATGGTAATCTGGATGACCATCTCTTTTGGGGTTCTGCAAACCAAAGTGGGGCACTTAGAAAAACATTAACATGGCCCCAAAGGAAGTGTATAATATTGGATGTGGCAAAAGGGCTAGCTTATCTCCATCATGGAATAAAACCTGCAATATATCATCGGGATATAAAAGCTACAAACATTCTTTTAGATTCAGAAATGAGAGCAAGGGTGGCTGATTTTGGGTTGGCAAAAGAAATCAAAGAAGGGCAATCTCATCTGACAACCAGAGTAGCAGGCACTCATGGGTATTTGGCCCCTGAATATGCACTTTATGGGCAGCTAACTGAGAAGAGTGATGTCTACAGTTTCGGGGTAGTTGTTTTGGAGATAATGTGCGGGAGAAGGGCCCTTGATTTGTCAGCTTTAGGTTCCTCTACGACTGTTTTAATAACAGATTGGGCATGGTGTTTGGTTAAAGAGGGAAGATCAGAAGAGGTTCTTGACTCTTTGTTGTTGAGAGAGGGGGATAACTTGGAGTTAAATCCAAGGGGAATTATGGAAAGATTTGTACGAGTTGGTATTCTGTGTGCACATGTTATGGTTGCATTAAGACCTACAATATCAGATGCACTAAAAATGTTGGAGGGTGATATTGAAGTTCCTCAAATTCCAGATCGACCTATGCCTTTTGGACATCCATCTTTCCATAGAGATTACAGCATATCACCGGTCTTGAGTGGCCTGCATTTAAATTCTGGTGAGATGCTTAGGTAA